In the bacterium genome, one interval contains:
- a CDS encoding YfhO family protein: protein MGKRKKIKEIKIEEFRFSRTDLFIIVGLLVLVLIYFFKLAISKGIFITGDLTLSDLMSQYYPFRHLLGESLKNLQIPLWTQYIFGGYPILAQGEMGAFYPLNLILFSLLPDFVAFNFSVILNFFLGTLFLFLYARVINLSKSASLLSAVAFSFSGFFITQIRHINMINTAIWIPLLFFLIEYYFKKKNIIYILLAGMVFGIQILAGHFQIAYYSVLGTSLYFLFKIGQNYLLSLEKKTKSRLPLIQISKTFSIFFTKKLACLVLIFVIGGALAGIQLLPTYEFMKQGTRSQGLSFDEAVGWGYQPKHLITFVLPYFYGDYAKGTFNEENTLFWENCGYVGIIPLILALLSSGLLKTNGYVRFFAFFLVLSIALTMGKYTPIFKIFWEFIPGAQYFRFPNRFLLFVALSLSVLAGFGMDYIKNRIKIPSFCFQGSILILIIDLFVFGIGHNPAVDPKVWFSPPETVKFLAQDKDFFRICSFGNNESWRMVYSKSSGWKGNDLDLYIKHRGVLQENFNMIYHLESFFGYPPKSFGLQRCSNLYYFLLYQKMKLYGRPNEPLPFTVPEPAFSKILGIMNVKYILSFWEMNDPNLEVVMKTDFKKVIPDIKVYQNKMFLPRVYVVPKAKIVKGEGEILGELSNPGFDPRKEVIIEEEIDFRGVDTANSAVKITKYSPLEVIIEAKLTDDGFLVLGDTYYPGWEAFVDDKLTKIYQANYLQRAIPIKEGRHKIRFIYNPISFKIGAIISILTLLLTVIYLWRRLTQGIHR from the coding sequence ATGGGTAAAAGGAAAAAGATAAAAGAAATAAAGATTGAGGAGTTTAGATTTTCAAGAACCGATTTATTTATTATCGTTGGGTTATTGGTTCTGGTTTTGATTTACTTCTTTAAATTGGCAATATCAAAAGGTATATTTATTACCGGTGACCTGACGCTGAGTGACTTGATGTCACAATACTACCCGTTTCGCCATCTTTTAGGTGAATCATTAAAAAACTTGCAGATTCCTCTCTGGACACAATATATCTTTGGTGGGTATCCTATTTTAGCTCAGGGTGAAATGGGTGCCTTCTATCCATTAAATCTTATCCTGTTTTCTCTGCTACCAGATTTTGTTGCCTTTAACTTCTCTGTTATACTAAACTTCTTTCTGGGAACATTGTTTCTATTTTTGTATGCCAGAGTAATCAATCTCAGCAAATCCGCATCTTTATTATCCGCAGTGGCGTTTTCCTTTTCTGGATTTTTTATCACTCAAATCAGGCACATTAATATGATAAATACGGCGATATGGATACCGTTATTATTTTTCTTGATTGAATATTACTTCAAAAAAAAGAATATAATTTATATTCTCCTGGCGGGGATGGTGTTTGGGATTCAGATATTAGCCGGTCATTTTCAGATTGCCTATTACTCAGTGCTGGGGACATCTTTATACTTTTTATTTAAAATAGGCCAAAACTATTTACTATCTCTTGAGAAAAAAACTAAATCCCGGCTACCTTTAATCCAAATCTCCAAAACCTTTTCTATTTTTTTTACAAAGAAATTGGCTTGTTTAGTGTTAATATTTGTCATTGGTGGAGCACTTGCAGGGATTCAATTATTACCAACTTATGAGTTTATGAAACAAGGCACGCGGTCACAAGGGTTAAGTTTTGATGAAGCGGTAGGTTGGGGTTATCAACCAAAACATCTCATCACCTTCGTTTTGCCTTATTTTTATGGCGATTATGCTAAAGGGACTTTTAATGAGGAGAACACCTTATTCTGGGAAAATTGCGGTTATGTTGGTATAATTCCATTGATATTAGCCTTACTGTCATCAGGATTATTAAAAACTAATGGTTATGTCAGGTTTTTTGCCTTCTTTCTAGTTTTATCTATAGCGCTGACAATGGGAAAATACACGCCGATATTCAAGATATTCTGGGAATTTATTCCCGGGGCACAATATTTCAGATTCCCCAATCGATTTTTATTATTTGTCGCTTTATCATTATCTGTCCTTGCAGGATTTGGGATGGATTACATTAAAAATCGAATCAAAATACCTTCATTTTGCTTTCAAGGTTCGATTCTAATATTAATTATTGATCTGTTTGTATTTGGGATAGGACATAATCCTGCGGTTGACCCAAAGGTATGGTTTTCTCCACCAGAGACAGTGAAATTTTTAGCACAGGATAAAGATTTCTTCCGTATCTGCAGTTTTGGAAATAATGAATCCTGGCGAATGGTATATTCAAAATCTTCTGGCTGGAAAGGAAATGACCTTGACCTTTATATCAAACATCGGGGTGTGCTTCAAGAGAATTTCAATATGATATATCACCTTGAGAGTTTCTTTGGTTATCCGCCTAAAAGTTTTGGTCTTCAACGGTGCTCAAACCTTTATTATTTCTTACTTTATCAGAAAATGAAACTCTATGGCAGACCAAATGAACCTTTGCCGTTTACTGTTCCCGAGCCTGCTTTCTCAAAAATATTAGGGATAATGAATGTTAAGTATATTTTATCCTTCTGGGAGATGAACGACCCTAATTTAGAAGTAGTAATGAAGACTGATTTTAAAAAGGTAATTCCAGACATAAAGGTGTATCAAAATAAAATGTTTTTACCCAGAGTTTATGTTGTGCCAAAGGCAAAGATAGTCAAAGGAGAGGGAGAAATTTTAGGGGAATTGAGTAACCCCGGATTTGACCCAAGGAAGGAAGTAATTATTGAAGAAGAAATAGATTTTAGGGGTGTAGATACAGCGAATTCCGCGGTAAAAATAACTAAATATTCACCGCTTGAGGTAATTATTGAGGCTAAGTTGACTGATGATGGTTTTTTAGTGCTTGGTGATACCTATTATCCTGGGTGGGAAGCCTTTGTTGATGACAAATTAACTAAGATTTACCAGGCAAATTATCTCCAGCGGGCAATTCCAATAAAAGAAGGCAGACATAAAATCCGATTTATCTATAACCCTATCTCTTTCAAAATCGGGGCAATAATTAGTATTCTTACTTTACTTTTAACCGTGATTTACCTTTGGAGAAGATTAACACAGGGTATCCATAGATGA
- a CDS encoding TldD/PmbA family protein gives MEDVLNNILKYTPNAETIHQQFILTQTKFENNKLKYINTKQINGLGLRVIKEGKIGFSSTTNLTNPSQLIENAIISAKFGQEAKFEFPTKPHIPSQIKIFDKEVENFTIEQGVELGESLIDRLSDIEPELFCKELEINKTILETKIMNTSGVDFEYQKTIFTFCVTGLLVRNNSLLWLTEYVSGCNLNKDINSIVSKINESLAWSKNELSAKPKKLPAIFTPKLIPTLLETIKLGINGKLVQKGASPLIGKLGERIFDDKITIYDDATMDFGISSCPVDGEGIATRKTPLIEQGVLKNYIFDLQTAGFLKTNSTGNGYRDFDSLPAPHCSNIVVLPGNMDFYEMIKDMKEGIIIDLVLGGGQSNVLAGEFAFNVELGFKVENGEVVGRLKDTMVACNLFDIFNKIRAIGSKLSDWEGVRSPHFYIDEVNVTGIG, from the coding sequence GTGGAAGATGTTTTAAATAATATTTTAAAATATACCCCAAATGCAGAAACCATTCACCAACAATTTATTTTAACTCAAACTAAATTCGAAAATAATAAGTTAAAATATATCAATACCAAACAAATCAATGGTTTGGGATTAAGGGTCATAAAAGAGGGTAAGATTGGATTTTCTTCAACCACAAATCTGACTAACCCATCCCAATTAATTGAAAATGCAATTATTAGTGCTAAATTTGGTCAAGAGGCTAAATTTGAATTCCCAACAAAACCACACATTCCTTCACAAATAAAAATATTCGATAAAGAGGTTGAGAATTTTACCATTGAACAAGGCGTAGAATTAGGGGAAAGCCTGATAGACCGACTATCAGACATTGAACCTGAGTTATTTTGTAAAGAGTTAGAGATTAATAAAACTATTTTAGAGACAAAGATTATGAATACATCAGGGGTTGATTTTGAATATCAAAAAACCATATTTACCTTTTGTGTTACTGGACTTTTAGTAAGAAATAATAGCCTCTTATGGCTAACTGAATATGTCAGTGGATGCAATTTGAATAAGGATATTAATTCTATTGTGAGCAAGATAAATGAGTCGTTAGCCTGGTCTAAAAATGAGCTTTCGGCTAAACCCAAAAAATTACCCGCAATATTTACTCCAAAATTAATCCCAACGCTTTTAGAGACCATTAAACTCGGTATAAATGGAAAATTAGTTCAAAAAGGTGCCTCGCCTTTGATTGGAAAACTCGGCGAAAGGATATTTGATGATAAAATAACTATTTATGACGATGCAACGATGGATTTTGGAATAAGTAGTTGTCCGGTAGATGGAGAAGGAATAGCCACACGAAAGACACCATTGATTGAACAAGGTGTCTTGAAAAATTATATCTTTGATTTACAAACCGCCGGTTTTTTAAAAACTAACTCCACTGGTAATGGCTATCGAGATTTTGATTCCTTACCTGCACCACATTGCAGTAATATTGTAGTTTTACCAGGAAATATGGACTTCTACGAGATGATTAAGGATATGAAGGAAGGAATTATTATAGATTTAGTTCTGGGTGGTGGGCAGAGTAATGTCTTAGCCGGTGAGTTTGCCTTTAATGTTGAATTGGGATTTAAGGTGGAAAATGGAGAGGTCGTTGGCAGATTGAAAGATACAATGGTTGCCTGTAATCTCTTTGATATTTTTAATAAAATACGGGCAATTGGCTCAAAGTTATCCGACTGGGAAGGGGTTAGAAGCCCACATTTTTACATCGATGAGGTAAATGTTACGGGAATAGGATAG
- the fusA gene encoding elongation factor G, which produces MSFQPQNIRNVGIVGHGGTGKTSFAEALLFNTKVTNRLGRVDDGNTIFDYDPSEIERKISINASLAYLNWRNHKINIIDTPGYTDFLGEVIRSLRVADACLVLIDATSGVEVGTEIAWKYADEYNLPRIIFVNKMDKENVDFYKILETTKQHLDSKSNIVPIQLPLGQSASFRGVIDLIKLKSYTYKDGKSEEGEISQDELNKVNQFREKLLEAIAETSDELTEKYLENMTLDESEIITGLTNGVKSRKIIPVVCGSSYNNIGVSAVLDMIIDLFPAPIEQGEIVGTIPDKKRICSLTAPFSSLVFKVITDPYIGELTFFRVYSGIVHSGDEIYNPTKNHKEKVSQICQIMGKNRNDIPEIGCGDIGALVKFKGAFIGNTLCSPNDHIEFPNIIFPESTAEVAVNPKTKQDQEKMSLALSRLHDEDPTFQIRYDHELGQTIVSGMSELHLDVMLHKLQKKFGAEVNIERPKVPYRETIKTKSKGEGKYKRQTGGRGQYGHALIEIEPLPQNSETSFEFEDKIFGGAIPAKYIPSIEKGVKEAMAKGILAGYPILWVKVILYDGSFHEVDSSDIAFSLAGSFAFKEAFQDAHPVLIEPIMKVEAKVPEEYMGDVIGDLNSRRGRIQGIEPLGRIQVVNAFVPQSEMYKYSTSLRSITRGKAIYHAEFAYYEEIPHQLAEKIIQQHKEEKHS; this is translated from the coding sequence ATGAGTTTTCAACCACAAAATATCAGAAATGTAGGTATTGTTGGACATGGAGGCACTGGAAAGACTTCCTTTGCGGAAGCCTTACTTTTTAACACCAAAGTAACTAATAGATTAGGTCGAGTAGATGATGGGAATACTATATTTGACTATGACCCAAGCGAAATTGAACGAAAAATATCTATCAATGCAAGTTTAGCCTATCTGAATTGGAGAAATCATAAAATTAATATTATCGACACGCCAGGCTATACTGATTTCCTTGGAGAGGTAATTCGCTCATTAAGAGTAGCAGATGCCTGTCTGGTTTTGATAGATGCCACATCGGGTGTAGAGGTAGGTACTGAAATAGCCTGGAAATATGCAGATGAATACAACCTCCCCCGAATAATTTTTGTCAACAAAATGGATAAAGAAAATGTTGATTTTTATAAAATATTAGAGACAACAAAACAACACCTTGATTCAAAATCTAATATCGTTCCTATTCAATTACCTTTAGGCCAATCAGCAAGTTTTAGAGGGGTAATTGATTTAATTAAACTAAAATCTTATACTTACAAAGATGGAAAAAGTGAAGAAGGAGAAATTTCCCAGGATGAATTGAATAAGGTAAATCAGTTTCGAGAAAAATTATTAGAGGCAATAGCCGAAACATCAGATGAATTGACTGAGAAATACTTAGAAAATATGACCCTGGACGAAAGTGAAATTATAACTGGTTTAACCAATGGTGTTAAATCAAGGAAGATTATTCCTGTGGTTTGTGGTTCAAGTTATAACAATATTGGCGTATCTGCGGTATTAGATATGATAATAGACCTTTTCCCTGCACCAATTGAGCAAGGGGAGATTGTTGGAACTATCCCTGATAAAAAAAGGATATGTTCGCTGACTGCACCATTTAGTAGTTTAGTATTTAAGGTTATTACTGACCCGTATATTGGTGAATTGACTTTCTTTAGAGTTTATTCCGGCATAGTCCATAGTGGTGATGAAATCTATAATCCAACCAAGAATCACAAGGAAAAAGTTTCACAAATTTGTCAGATTATGGGTAAGAATCGGAATGATATTCCAGAGATTGGTTGTGGCGACATTGGGGCTTTGGTCAAATTTAAAGGGGCTTTTATTGGAAATACATTATGTTCGCCAAATGACCATATTGAATTTCCAAATATTATCTTTCCTGAATCAACCGCTGAGGTTGCGGTTAATCCCAAAACAAAACAAGACCAGGAGAAAATGAGTCTTGCCTTATCAAGACTTCATGATGAAGACCCAACCTTTCAGATTCGCTATGACCATGAGTTAGGTCAAACTATTGTTTCGGGAATGAGTGAATTGCATTTAGATGTAATGCTTCACAAATTACAAAAAAAGTTTGGGGCAGAGGTAAATATTGAAAGGCCTAAAGTGCCATATCGAGAAACGATTAAAACCAAATCTAAAGGTGAAGGAAAATACAAACGACAAACAGGTGGTCGAGGACAATACGGACATGCATTGATAGAAATTGAACCATTACCTCAAAATTCCGAAACCTCATTTGAATTTGAAGATAAAATTTTTGGTGGGGCTATCCCGGCTAAATATATTCCATCTATCGAAAAAGGCGTAAAAGAGGCAATGGCAAAGGGGATATTAGCGGGCTATCCTATTCTCTGGGTTAAGGTTATCTTATATGATGGTAGTTTTCATGAGGTAGATTCGTCGGATATTGCCTTTAGTTTAGCCGGGTCGTTTGCCTTTAAAGAGGCATTTCAGGATGCACATCCAGTTCTTATTGAACCAATTATGAAGGTTGAGGCAAAGGTGCCTGAAGAATATATGGGTGATGTTATTGGAGATTTGAATAGCCGACGAGGTAGAATTCAAGGGATAGAGCCGCTGGGTAGAATTCAAGTAGTCAATGCCTTTGTCCCTCAATCAGAAATGTATAAATACTCTACCTCATTGCGTTCGATTACTCGTGGTAAGGCAATTTATCACGCTGAATTCGCCTATTATGAAGAAATCCCGCATCAACTCGCAGAAAAAATTATCCAACAACATAAAGAAGAGAAACACTCATAA